The DNA window ATGTATAAAGGTCATGCTTGTAGCCTTCAGTATCATGAAATCAAGGTAGAAACAGTTTATTTATTAAGTGGAATTTTAAAAGTATATTTGGGAGATAATGAGCATGAACTAAGTCAAATCATAATGAACCCAAATGATGTAATTACACTAAAGCCATTTAAAATTCATAGGATGGAAGCTATTGAAGATTGTATTTATTTGGAGGCTTCAACACCAGAACTCGAAGATGTTATAAGATTACAAGATAGGTATAAGAGAGCATAAGTCATGAAATATAAAGTCCTTATTGCTTCGGCTGGTCTTGGCAATCGTTTAAAAGGCATGACTAAAAATGTAAATAAAGCATTGATATCAGTTGCACACAAACCAGCTATTTCATATATCATTGATAAATTTGACAAAGATATAGAATTTGTAATCCCTGTTGGATATAAGGCACAAACAGTAAAAGATTGCTTGAAATTAGCGTATCCTGATAGAAAATTTACATTTGTTGATATTGATTTATATCAAGGAGACGGATCCGGGCTCGGTTATACTATCATGAAGTGCCAAGACAAGCTTCAGTGTCCATTTATATTTACTTCAAACGATACTATTGTCTTAGAAAATATAAAGCCACCCATTCATAATTGGATGGGACAGGCAGATACAGATGATAATTCGCAGTATAGAACAATCGTAAGCAAAAACAGCCATGTTATAGAAATTTGCCCAAAAGGTTCAAAGAGTGGTAAGGCATATATTGGATTGGCTGGCATATTTAATTATAAAGAGTTTTGGGACGCTATGAATGATGGCGTC is part of the Campylobacter concisus genome and encodes:
- a CDS encoding cupin, producing the protein MEIIVIEKPWGKEELLEKNERYMFKRLTMYKGHACSLQYHEIKVETVYLLSGILKVYLGDNEHELSQIIMNPNDVITLKPFKIHRMEAIEDCIYLEASTPELEDVIRLQDRYKRA